The Scleropages formosus chromosome 3, fSclFor1.1, whole genome shotgun sequence genome contains the following window.
acaaattattatggcaaccaacaataaattaaacatttgaaaataaaactaaaccagcatgaactttatatttaaagttttaattgctggtctcaagattttttttatccaaaccAACACATAACTAAGGGTATCCAAAAAATACCTAAATcactaaaaatacacaaaatgcacACCACAGTCCAAATGCCATTAAGATAAGCAAATTAATTAACTGGTACAGGcaaaacctttattcagttaagtaaattcagatttttctctgtaatgtttgtatgcagctgagatgtgcatcagATATTAAGGTCATAGATGAAGTGTGGTATCAGAAATGAccctcctctccacctgcacccACAGTGAAGAGAGAGCAACTGTGTCaaccacacactctttctgtttttacatagaGTAGCGCAGCTGTGCCTGAAGACCCCCAGGAGATATGTGAAATGCAAGGGCtgagtcaaaaactgaaaatatcagtcagtaagACAGGGGGGGATCAGGAGCTCCTGCAACCAGGCTAACAGCCATAATCACAGTATTCTTGTATCTATGCAGCATGTGAGCGATATTCGGAAATAACAGTGACAAAGATATGTGAAACGTTTTCTTTGAAAAGGGTTGAGCGGaacattaatgaaataacacaaactattattattgcagggtgcggtggtgcagtgggttgggccacagtcctgttctccagtgggtctggggtttgagccccgcttggggtgccttgtgacagactggtgtcccgtcctgggtgtgtcccctcctcctccagccttatgccctgtgttgctgggtttggctccggttccccgcgaccccgtatgagaaagcggttcagaaaatgtgtgtgcgttcaGCCTGCAATAACTAGTTTTGGACAGTCTAGTGTCTGCTAACCAGGGATGAATATACTTTGAAGAAATAGCCCTTGAGTAGAAGCAGACCAAATCAGGCCAAAAGAGCTTGGTTTACACTTACAAGATGAATGAATCTTCATAAAAACCGTGTCAGAATGTCAAGGTAGCTACTTGAAGCAGCCAGTGAATCATCTGGCAGATCTTTGCACTTGTCCACCTACTGGTAGTTTGCTGCTTTatcagaaaatgcagttttacttATTACAAGTGATGGGTTTTGATGTCTTTTCAGTGAGCCAGTTCATTTGGCTCCTTTAAGCAAAAGGTTGGATTATTTGGCCTCcaactcatttttaatttaggggcgttgtttttcttttcagtatcATTTAGGCTTTGTAACTGGTGTTCTCTGTTTGTATATAATTTATCTTGTTACATGGATGTAATCATAGCCTCCCATAAGAAAGCCAAAATGTATTACTCTCAAAACTGAttaattttccatgtttttattCCGTATCTACAGTGCAACAGCGCCACACCATGGTGACGATGATAATTTAACTCATATTATTCGGAAATATGTCAGTggtctttttttcctgcttattTAAACGCAAACTTCACAAAGGCAGCATCACTAAGTAACATAGTGTTAttttttctgtcagttttgATAAACATGTATAATTAAGACAATTTCTGAACTCAGAAATCGTTTTTCTCGTTAGTATCCAACACTAACTGGCCATTACTGTTTGATTTTGcgtttgaaaacaaaaaatgatatTGATATTGCTGAGATGGTATGTGTGACTGCAGGTGTAAACGTGTGGTGGTTTGAAAGTgtgttcatttcactgacacgGGTTTAGACgcacatatttttttctattatgtCATGGCACTTGTACAGCAAATGCCAGAAAGAAACGTCTGTCACCAGGAAGTGAAACTCATAAACCGGAAGTGAAACTCATAAACTggaagtgtgtggaaataacTGGAGTGCTGAACAGAGAAGCCGCTTCTTGTGTTACGCTTGGTAAGTCGTCAAAGTACAGCTGTTGTATAAACTTTGCCTAATTAACGTGGCGAAGTGTATGAATCTGTGAAACTATAAAGCTCCAAAATTATACATTCTGACTGGTGTAAAAAAcgaaaaggttaaaaatgtcaCACACCGCATCTGTCGCAGCTGCAGACGAAGCAGATGATCGCTTTAACTAAACAGAGTGAAAGGTTGTGGGTTGATGATGTATGTCTTTAGTATTTTGgagttaaaaagcaaaaattatccATTTTATACATCTACACTGGTGTTTTCTGGTTCTTTATGCATGTCTTTTCTGTACTGTGTGAGTCTGGGAGACTAGCCCTGCAGCCCCATGATTCATGAAGAGCAGAAGATGAGAATTTCCAGGAGGTGTTTCACAGTCATTttctctgaatgtttttttgcaaaaacttttcagtgaaaatttGACCTAGTATTTAAAATTTGAGCAAAAAATCCACGTTCAGCTGTGTCAGATGTGCTTCGACAATGTACAACACACTAAGGATGCTATTtaatctctctctcttgctgtcaagtgtgtggaaatggACGGGCAGCAGGCAGTGATCGACAGGCTGCGAGCTTCCTTTCGGTCAGGGATTTCCCTTCCTGAGCAGTTTCGCCTGGGTCAGCTAAAAGCCCTCCTAACACTCgtcacagacaatgaacagCAAATTTTGGAGGCTTTACAGAAGGACCTCGCCAAGGTACAGATCCATTCCCACAGCCATATCTGTGTAAATGTGCATAACCATAAACTGTGTATAACTGTTGTCTGCTAATCCTCTCCTCACAGCCCAAGTTTGAGGCAATTCTGTCAGAGGTAGACATGGTTATAAACGAGCTGTCCTACACCATAAGTCACCTGAAATCCTGGATGGCACCAGAATATGTTGAGAAAAATCTGGTAAGGTGTTTAGAGTGCTGCTGTTAGAGCACAGGCATGGCCTGTTAAGGCAcgtgtgtatggggggggggaaaaaaaaaatcactgtctgGGAAACAGGCCTCAGATGCTATTTTGCATACAGGATTTCTATTTAAACAGTTTGGCTAGCACAGTTATTTAATTTCAGATGTTTAGTTGCATCTCTGCATTGTACTAAATTCTGTATTGCATGAAAAAGTACACCTGTGTAACCCAGCGTTTTGTGAGAAATGCAGTTATAAATATGATTTATTGTTGTGTTGTTTGTCCGTCGCTGTCAACGAGGACCATCTAGTCAGACTCGGGTTGGGGCGCGGGTGCGTTGTGCGTGCGCAGATGACTAATTAGACCGATTTGCGCTCGAAATGTTCTCTGACGCTGTGGATGTGTGATTGTGCCCTTCTGTTGGGAACGAGTGCCTCGAGATTTCCGTGCCTGTCGTTTTTGCATGgctaaagttgttttattgGCTTCGTACAACATCGTGCCTTTATGTATGGAGGTGCGCCATCCCGTTTTGTTCTTTGCAGATTCTTCCCAGCTATCCATGTTGAATATGATTTATTAGACATATTATGGTGGAGGAATGTGTTTGAAGGAAAAGCACTATGCACACCAAACCtctaaattatatatattttttttctataaatctTCTCTCCATAATCATCCTCAAATTTCTTAGGCAACGAAGCTGGATGACTGCTTTGTCCGCAGGGAGCCCCTAGGTGTAGTATTGATTATAGGGGCATGGAATTACCCTTTCCAACTAATTTTGTTGCCCTTGATTGGGACAATAGCTGCAggtacacatttttatttttatgtacatcTTGTGGTATTGTTTAGGCAAATGCAGCTATGCGGTGAATTAACAAGTATGTGTTTGTTTAGGAAACTGTGCTATTGTGAAACCCTCTGAAATTAGTGTGACAACAGGAAAGCTTCTTGCAGACCTCATTCCGAAGTACCTGTCTCAGGTATGCAACATAAGCTGTGttgcattttctcttcttttttaaaaaaaaaattatttttttttttttttttttaaaatctgtgacTCCAACGATTCTGCAGCTTTATGACTTTGTTCCCATTTTCTCATTCATATCCATGGGTTGTTGTAGGAATGCTATGCAGTAATATGTGGTGGAattgaagaaacaaagaagtTACTGGAGAATAGATTTGATCATATCTTCTACACAGGTACAGTCTGAATGGTTAAAAGGCAAAGAGAAGTTGCTGCGATCAGTGTGAACCACAATAAATTTTACATCTAAGCTCTCTGCATTACTGTGCCTGTGTCAAGCATCTTATTTCTTTAAAGATTTTGAGTTTTCTGTTATTTGCAGATTTATGTTTACTGACATTATACAGTTGGTATTTCGTAATGATtgaggttttaaaaaagaaaccatgTAACAACTGAAAGCTAGTTGCTGTCTGGCTGctgtaaaagtgtttttaagCAGAACATGTTAATCCGTAATCAGCAATCTGTCAGTAATCCAGATAATCTAAGATACATCCCAAGTATCAGCACCATTCAAATTCTTAATTGAACATCTTCACCTTTTAATTCCCCACCACTTGATTTCAGTTGTACACTGCATTATTCCTCTCTCCACCCCCATGTCCTGCTAAGGTTCCCAGGCTGTGGGTCGCAGTGTCCTCCAGGCAGCAGCAGTGCATCTCACCCCCGTCACTCTGGAGCTGGGGGGGAAGTGTCCCTGCCTAATGTATGGCAAGCTGGACATCCAAGCAGCTGCCAAGAGACTTGTCTGGGCAAAGTTCTTCAATGCGGGCCAAAGCTGTGTGGCACCAGACTATGTACTCTGCAACCGCCAAACATGCGAGG
Protein-coding sequences here:
- the aldh3b1 gene encoding aldehyde dehydrogenase family 3 member B1 — encoded protein: MDGQQAVIDRLRASFRSGISLPEQFRLGQLKALLTLVTDNEQQILEALQKDLAKPKFEAILSEVDMVINELSYTISHLKSWMAPEYVEKNLATKLDDCFVRREPLGVVLIIGAWNYPFQLILLPLIGTIAAGNCAIVKPSEISVTTGKLLADLIPKYLSQECYAVICGGIEETKKLLENRFDHIFYTGSQAVGRSVLQAAAVHLTPVTLELGGKCPCLMYGKLDIQAAAKRLVWAKFFNAGQSCVAPDYVLCNRQTCEALVPALRQALEAFYGQRPRECDDMGRIVSQKHCARLVSLLERSTGKVVIGGETDKEEKYIAPTVLVDVKETDALMEEEIFGPILPIISIDTLADAISFVNAREKPLALYVFSDESKVVHTVLEQTSSGGFCSNDGIVHMCLPGLPFGGVGNSGMGSYHGRWGFETFSHRRACMLRGWGLERVNVLRYPPYTESNLGWLRWATGARRQGWGCSVM